One Choloepus didactylus isolate mChoDid1 chromosome 8, mChoDid1.pri, whole genome shotgun sequence DNA window includes the following coding sequences:
- the KDELR3 gene encoding ER lumen protein-retaining receptor 3 isoform X2 has protein sequence MNVFRILGDLSHLLAMILLLGKIWRSKCCTGISGKSQILFALVFTTRYLDLLTNFISIYNTVMKMVFLLCAYVTVYMIYGKFRKTFDSENDTFRLEFLLVPVIGLSFLENYSFTPLEILWTFSIYLESVAILPQLFMISKTGEAETITTHYLFFLGLYRALYLANWIRRYQTENFYDQIAVVSGVVQTIFYCDFFYLYVTKVLKGKKLSLPVPI, from the exons ATGAACGTGTTCCGTATCCTCGGTGACTTGAGCCACCTCCTGGCCATGATCTTGCTCCTGGGGAAGATCTGGAGGTCCAAGTGTTGCACGG GCATCTCCGGGAAGAGTCAGATCCTTTTTGCTCTCGTCTTCACCACCAGGTACCTGGACCTGCTCACCAACTTCATCTCCATCTACAACACAGTCATGAAG ATGGTTTTCCTCCTCTGTGCCTATGTCACAGTGTACATGATCTATGGGAAATTCCGGAAAACATTTGACAGTGAGAATGACACATTCCGTCTGGAGTTTCTCCTGGTCCCCGTGATTGGCCTTTCCTTCCTTGAGAACTACAGTTTCACTCCCCTGGAG ATCCTCTGGACCTTCTCGATCTACCTGGAATCTGTGGCCATTCTGCCTCAGCTCTTCATGATCAGCAAGACTGGAGAGGCTGAGACCATCACTACCCACTATCTGTTCTTTCTGGGTTTATACCGGGCACTCTACCTGGCTAACTGGATCAGGCGGTATCAGACTGAGAATTTCTATGACCAAATTGCAGTGGTGTCTGGAGTAGTACAAACCATCTTCTACTGTGACTTCTTCTACCTGTATGTGACCAAAG TCCTTAAAGGAAAGAAGTTAAGTCTTCCAGTGCCAATCTGA
- the KDELR3 gene encoding ER lumen protein-retaining receptor 3 isoform X1 — MNVFRILGDLSHLLAMILLLGKIWRSKCCTGISGKSQILFALVFTTRYLDLLTNFISIYNTVMKMVFLLCAYVTVYMIYGKFRKTFDSENDTFRLEFLLVPVIGLSFLENYSFTPLEILWTFSIYLESVAILPQLFMISKTGEAETITTHYLFFLGLYRALYLANWIRRYQTENFYDQIAVVSGVVQTIFYCDFFYLYVTKGKCQNNVAGMGPRNYSSI, encoded by the exons ATGAACGTGTTCCGTATCCTCGGTGACTTGAGCCACCTCCTGGCCATGATCTTGCTCCTGGGGAAGATCTGGAGGTCCAAGTGTTGCACGG GCATCTCCGGGAAGAGTCAGATCCTTTTTGCTCTCGTCTTCACCACCAGGTACCTGGACCTGCTCACCAACTTCATCTCCATCTACAACACAGTCATGAAG ATGGTTTTCCTCCTCTGTGCCTATGTCACAGTGTACATGATCTATGGGAAATTCCGGAAAACATTTGACAGTGAGAATGACACATTCCGTCTGGAGTTTCTCCTGGTCCCCGTGATTGGCCTTTCCTTCCTTGAGAACTACAGTTTCACTCCCCTGGAG ATCCTCTGGACCTTCTCGATCTACCTGGAATCTGTGGCCATTCTGCCTCAGCTCTTCATGATCAGCAAGACTGGAGAGGCTGAGACCATCACTACCCACTATCTGTTCTTTCTGGGTTTATACCGGGCACTCTACCTGGCTAACTGGATCAGGCGGTATCAGACTGAGAATTTCTATGACCAAATTGCAGTGGTGTCTGGAGTAGTACAAACCATCTTCTACTGTGACTTCTTCTACCTGTATGTGACCAAAGGTAAGTGCCAGAATAATGTTGCTGGCATGGGCCCAAGGAATTACTCATCCATTTGA